The sequence below is a genomic window from Massilia oculi.
ATCATCAGCGCGATCAGGGCCAGCGCCGCACCGCAGACGAAGGGAATGCGCCAGCCCCATTCACGCAGCTGGGCATCTGTGAGCAGGAAATGCTGCAGCACCAGCAGCAGCACCAGGGCCAGCAGCTGGCCGCCGATCAGGGTCACGTACTGGAAGCTGGCGTAGAAGCCGCGCCGTTTCGAATCCGCCATCTCCGACAGATAGGTCGCGCTGGCGCCGTATTCGCCGCCCAGGCTCAGGCCTTGCAGCAGGCGCGCCAGCAGCAGGATGCAGGGCGACAGGATGCCGGCGGTGGCATAGGTCGGGGCGCAGGCGATCAGCAGCGAGCCGGCGCACATCAGCAGCACCGACGCCATCAGGGCCACCTTGCGGCCGTGGCGGTCTCCCAGGTGGCCGAACAGGATGCCGCCGATCGGGCGCACGAAGAAGCCGAGGGCGAAGATGCCGGCGGTCGACATCATCTGGGCCGTCGGGTCCTGGGCCGGGAAGAAGGAATTGGCGAAGTACAGGGCGAAGGCCGCGTAGCAGTAGAAATCGAACCACTCGACCAGGTTGCCGGCCGAGCCGACGAAGATGGCGCGCAGGCGCGCGCCGGAAATGGGTTCGGCGGCCTGCAAGGTGGGCTCGGCCGCTTGCGGCCGCGCGCCGGCGACCGGATTGCTGGTGGTTGTTGTCATGAAAGTGTCTCCTCTTCTGGATACCCCATTGTCGACACCGCCAGCAGGCGGCACATCCGCAATATTGGCGCGGCCTCCTCCGTAAAAATACGGAGGAGGCCGCGCGAAGCCCGTACAGCTGCTATTGTTGGCTATTTTGGCCAGGGACTATTCGATGTCATCCTTGTTCAAACGACATCTCTGGCGCAAGCTGCTCGCCGTGGCGGGCGCGCTGGCCCTGATCTTCGCCGCCGGCTGGTTCGCCGAGCAGCGCGAGCTGCAGGCCAAGATGGAGGCGCTGCACCAGGCGACGGCGGCGCACGTGCTGGGCCTGCGCGGCCTGGTGGAAAAGCACGACTTTTTACCGCATGCGGCGGCGCGCCACCCCGACGTGCGCCACCTGCTGCAGGCGCCCCATGACGCCGCCCTGCAGTCGCGCGTGAATGCCTATTTCGCCGACCTGCAGACGACGACCGGCGCCACCGCGCTGTTCCTGATCGATCGCGCGGGCCTGACCATCGCCTCCAGCAACTGGAACCTGCCATCGAGTTTCGTCGGCGAATCCTACCGCCAGCGCCCCTATTTCGAGGATGCGGTGGAGGGCCGCCGCGGGCTGTTCTACGGCGTGGGCCTGACCACCGGCCAGGCCGGCCTGTTCATCGCGGAGCCCGTCCGCAACGGCAACGACGTGACCGGCGTCATGGTCGTCAAGATCAGCCTCGATCCGCTGGAGCAGACGTGGCGCCATGGCGCCAACCCGGTGGTCCTCAGGGACAGCCGCGGCGTGGTGTTCCTGAGCGGCGTGCCTGAATGGCTGTTCAAGAGCGTCGGGCAGGTGTCCGCGCTGGACGCGGCCTGGATCGCGGACCACGGCCAGTACGGCGCGCGGCGCCGCTTCGACGTCCTGCCCTGGACGATCCGGCTGCGCGACGACGTGCCGGGCTTCGTCCTCCGGACCAGCGCCGGCGGGCGATCGCGCGACTACCTTGCGCTGGATACGCCCTTGCCCGGCCTGGACTGGACCCTGACGGTCACCGAAGACATGCGCGAGGTGCGCGAGGCGCGGCGCCTGGCGCTCGCGCTGGGCACGCTGGCGGTGGCCCTGCTGCTGCTCGGCGTGCTGTACTGGCGCCTGCGCGAGCGGCGCTACGCCGAGCAGCAGTCGGCACGGCTCGAGCTCGAGCACCGGGTCGAAGAGCGCACCCGCGACCTCCAGCAGGAATACGCCTTCCGCAAGGCGATGGAGGACTCCCTGCTGGTCGGCATGCGCGCGCGCGACCCGGAGGGCAAGATCATCTACGTCAACCCCGCCTTCTGCGCCATGGTCGGCTACAGTCCGGGCGAATTGCTCGGCTGCCGCCCGCCCTATCCGTACTGGCACCCGGACGACCTCGAAAAGCACGAGCGAGACAGCGACGACGCCCTGCTCGGACGCGCCGCGCCGCACGGCTTCGAATCGCGCATCCGCCACAAGGACGGACACGACGTGCTCACCATGGTGTACACCGCGCCCCTGATCGACGCCGACGGCGTGCACCGGGGGTGGATGAGTTCGATCGTGGACATCACCGCGCAGAAGCAGGCCGAGGCGCGCCAGCGCGACCAGGAACTGCGCCTGCAGCGCAGCGCGCGCCTGGCCAGCGCCGGCGAGATGGCCTCGACCCTGGCCCACGAACTGAATCAGCCGCTGATGGCGCTGTCCAACTTCGCGATCGCCTCGCGCGCCCTCGCCGCCAGGGGCGATGCCGCCATGCTGACCGGCGCGCTCGACGACATCGTCGAGCAATCGCGGCGCGCCAGCGAGATCGTCAAGCGGGTGCGCGCCATGATCAATCCGCAGCGCGCCGACTACGCCACCCTCGTCATCGGCGCCGTGATCGATCACGTCGAAACGCTCCTCAGGCCCGAGCTGAACGGCCAGGGCGTGCAGCTGCGCGTGATGCTGGAAGACCCCGCGGTGAAGGTGCGCGGCGACCAGGTCCTGCTCGAGCAGGTGCTGGTCAACCTGATCCACAACGCGGCGCAGGCCATGCACGACCAGCCCCGCCATCGCGGCCGCATCGTGCTGGCCACGTGCCGGGTCGCGCAGGGCGTGCAAGGTGTACGCATTGCCGTCAGCGACCAGGGTCCGGGCATTCCGCCCGAGCAGCTCGACCAGATCTTCGCCCCCTTCTTCACCACCAAGCCCGACGGCCTTGGCCTGGGCCTGAACATCTGCCGCACCATCGTCGAAGCCCATGGCGGGTCGATGACGGTGGCGAACGACGCCGAGGGCGGCGCCACCTTCTCGTTCATCCTGCCCATCGTCCCATGAAAGCAGCACCATGAAAGATTCACCACTCACCCTGTACGTCGTCGACGACGACGAAGCCCTGCGCCGCTCGATGCTGCTCCTGCTGTTTTCGCAAGGGCTGGCGGTGCAGGCCTTCGATTCCGGCGAAGCCTTCCTCGAGGCCGTCGACCCAAGCCAGCCGGGATGCGTGATCCTCGACCTGCGCATGGGCGGCATGAGCGGCCTGGCCGTGTTCGAGCGCCTGCGGGCCGAACACAGTCCGCTGGTGACGGTGTTCCTGTCCGGGCACGGCGACATCCCGATGGCCCTCGAGGCGGTGCGCAGCGGCGCCTGGGACTGGGTGGCCAAGCCGGACACCCAGCAATTGCTGGACAAGCTGCCCGACGCGATCGTGGAGGCCCGCGCGCGCGGCCACGCGAGCCGGCTGTGGGGAGAGTTGACGCCGCGCGAGCGCGAAGTCGCGCGCCTGGTCGGCCTGGGGCAGCCCAACAAGGAGATCGCGCGGGTGCTGGTGCCGCCCTGCAGTCCGCGCTCGGTCGAGACCCACCGCGCCAACATCTTCCACAAGCTGGGGTGCGCCAACGACAACGAGCTCGGAAGGTTGCTGGCGGCCTATCCGTGGCTTCGATAGGTTCTTATTTGCGCGGCCACTGGGCCTCGATCACCCGCGCCAGCGCCTCGACGCCCTGCCGGATCGCCTCCGGCTTCACCGCCGAAAAGCCGAGCAGCAGGCCGGGCGCCACCGCGCATGCGGGCGTGGCGGCGGCGTTCGCGTAATAGCCGAGCGGCCGCAGCTCGATGCCGGCTTCGAGGGCCGCCTGCGCAACCCCCGCTTCTTCCGGGATGCGCCCTTTGCGGTCTGGCCTGAAATGCGTGCACAGGTCGAGCCCCACGTCGGCCGGCCCGCATGCCAGGCGTTCGCCGAGCCGGTCTTCCAGCGCCGCCATCAGAACCGCGCGCCGTTCGGCATAGGCCTCGCGCGTGCGCCGGATATGGCGCATGAAGTGGCCTTCGGCAATGAAGTCCGCCAGCACCGCCTGCGGCAGCATGGCGTGGTGCATGTCGACCACCGCCTTGGCGCGCGCCAGCGGCTCGGCCAGCGCCGGCGGCGCCACCACATAGCCCAGGCGCAGCGCCGGGAACAGCACCTTCGACAGGGTGCCGACGTAGATCACGCAGCCGGCGCGGTCCAGGCTCTGCATCGAGGCCAGCGGCGCTCCGGTATAGCGATACTCGCTGTCGTAGTCGTCCTCGATCACCCAGGCGCGTCTGGCCGCGGCCCAGCGCAGCAGCTCGAGCCGGCGCGCCAGGCTCATGGTCGCGCCCAGCGGCAGCTGGTGCGACGGCGTCGCGAACACCAGGCGCGCATCGGGATAGTGGCGCGCGCCATGGGCCACGTCCATGCCCTCGCTCGTCACCGGCACCGTGCGGATGCGCGCGCCGGCCACCAGCATCGGCGCGCAGGCGCCCTGGTAGCCGGGCGACTCGACCCAGACTTCGTCGCCCGGCGCCAGCAGCAGCTGCGTCAGCAGGTACAGCGCCTGCTGCGAGCCCGAGGTGATGACGATCTGCTCCGGCGTGCAGACCACGCCGCGCGAGGCGCGCAGGTAGGCGCACAGCAGTTCGCGCAGCGGGGCGTAGCCGTTGGCGGGACCATAGCCGAGGTAGGGTCCCCGCTGCGCATGGCGCAGGTGGCGCGCTTCCAGCTTGCGCCACAGGTCGAAGGGAAACAGGTCGAGGCCCGGCATGCTGGGGCGGAAGGCGCGCACCGGGCCCTCGTAGAGACGGCGCGTTCCCATGGCTTGCGCCAGCGCCGCGCCGCGTTCCGGCAGCGCGCGCAGCAGTCCCGGCGCCGCCGGCGCCTGGCGCGCCAGCGGCAGGGCTTCGTCGACGAACGTGCCGCGCCCCACGCCGCCGCGCAGATAGCCTTCGCTGGTCAGCTGGTCGTAGGCCGCCAGCACGGTCTGGCGCGATACGCCCAGCTGCCGGCACAAGTCGCGCGTGGCCGGCAGGCGCGCGCACGGCGCCAGCGCGCCGTGCAGGATCGCCTCTTTCAGGCGGGCGTACAACTGGCGAAACAGCGGCACGTCGCTGCTGCGATCGAGCGAGGCGCTGGCGATCAGGTCGTGGACGTGCATGGCGGATGGCAAAGAATTGGACCGCCCATCTTCCCCGGAATTGGCTATTTCAGCAAGCCAATGTACAGCCTACGATAAGGCCATTGAACAACCACACTCCGTGAGCCCCCGCATGAAACAGTTCGACGCCCGCGTCACGTGGCACCGCGCCGGCCAACCCGTCCAGGGCGGCCGCTACAGCCGCGCCCATTCCTGGCATTTCGATGGCGGCCTGACCATTCCCGCTTCGTCTTCCCCGCTGTCGGTGCCGCTGCCCATGTCCGATCCAGCCGCCGTCGACCCCGAGGAAGCGCTGGTGGCGGCGGCGTCGAGCTGCCACATGCTGTTCTTCCTGGCGATCGCGGCGCAGCAGGGCTTCGTGGTCGATCGCTACGACGATGCCGCGCGCGGGCTGCTCGATAGCAATACGGCTGGCCGCATGGCGATGGTACGCATCGAACTCAGGCCACACATCGCGTTCGCCGGCGAGCGCAGGCCCGATGCGCGCGAACTCGCCGCCATCCACCACCTGGCGCACGAACGCTGCTATATCGCCAATTCCCTCAACACCGAGATCGTCATCCTGGAGAACGCCTAGATGTACTGCCCTGCCCGCTTCACGCAATCCGAGTCCGCCCCGATGCACGCCCTGGTCGCCGATCATCCGCTGGGCATGCTGGTCACGCAGCGCGACGGCATGCCGGACGCCGATCACCTGCCGTTCGAACTGCTGCCCGATGAAGGCGTGTTGCGCGCCCACGTGGCGCGCGGCAATCCGGTGTGGCAGCGCGCCGGGCAGCGGGTGCTGGTGGTGTTTCGCGGACCGTCCGGCTATGCGACACCGGACCGGATCGAGAAGGTGGCACGCGGCGGCCGCATGGTCCCGACCTGGACCTACAACGTCGTGCACGTGCACGGCACGCTGCGCGCGATCGACGATCGGGACTGGCTGCGCGCACTGGTCGAGCGCCAGACCGACCATCAGGAAGCGGCGCTGCCGGATCCGTGGTCGGTCGACGACGCGCCGTCCGACTACACGGACAAGCTGCTGGCCGCCATCGTCGGCATCGAGATCGCGATCGACCGCATCGAGGGAAAGTGGAAAAGCGAGCCGCCGCCGCGGGTGGCAACGGCTCAGCTAGCTTAAGCCGCTTAGTGGCTGGAACCGGTATTGCCGGCGCCGGAGCTGCCGGTGCTGCTCGACTTACCCTGCGCCAATTGCTCGGCATGCTTCAGGTGTTCCTGGACCACCGGGATGGTCTTGTCGACTTGCGCCTTGACTTGCGGATCCTTGGCGCCTTTCGAGGCCGCCTGCAGCTTGGTCAGGGTTTCCTTGTGGGCGCCGACGCCGCCCTGCTTGACATAAGCCTTGTCGAAGGCGTCTCCCGACATTTTCTCGAGCTTGGCCGACATGGCCTTGTGCTTGGCGTCAAGTTCGGTCGGCAGGGTCACTCCTTTCGACTGGGCCAGGGTCTGCACCTCGGTCAGCGCCTTGCCGTGGTCGTCGACCATCTTGGTGGCGAAGGCTTTCACGTCGGCGTTCTGGCTCTTGCTTTGTGCCAGCTTGCCCATGTCGACTTCGGCCATGCTCGACATGCCCATGTCCATGATCGCCTTGCGGTCGGCGGCGGTCAGCCTGGCGTCGCTGCTGGCGGTGGCGGAAGTGCTGCTGGCGCCCGACTGCTGGCCGGCCTGGCTGGTCTGTGCCTGCGCGCCGACCGCACCAAACAGGGCCGCGGCAACCGAAACCGCCATCAGGCGCTTGAGAATGTGATTCTTTTTCATGTGACTCTCCGTTGAAATAGTTGGATGAGCCGAGTGTAGTCCTGCCTGTTCAAGACTAGCGCGCGTTAGCCGACAAGCAAGCTCATAAAGAAAAAGCCAGCCCGGACAGGCTGGCTTGCGAGGAAAGCAGGTGCGATCAGCGGAAGCTGAGCGCCGCCGTCAGGTCGCCCGGCGGGCGGGCGCCGCGCGCTTCGAAGGCGGCGTTGCGGGTGGCCAGGCCCTCGAGCAGCGGCAGGCCATGCAGGCGCGTGATGAAGCGCAGGATCGAGGTTGTGTCGTAGAAATTGTGGTCGACCGCGCCGCGCTTGGCGTGCGGTGACACCACGATCGCCGGGATGCGCGAGCCCGGGCCCCAGCGGTCGCCTTGCGGCGGCGCCACGTGGTCCCACCAGCCGCCGTTCTCGTCGAAGGTGATCACCACCACCATGTCCTTCCACTGCGGCGATTTCTTCAGGTGCTCGATGATGTTGGCCACGTGGGCGTCGCCCGACTCGATGTCCGAGTAACCGGCGTGCAGGTTCAGGTTGCCCTGCGGCTTGTAGAAGGCCACCGCCGGCAGCTTGCCGGCGACGATGTCGGCGATGAACTTGTTGGAGATCGGGCTGTCGCCCAGGCCGCCGTCACGCAGGTGTTCCGCGCGTTCCTTCGTTCCCGGCGCAAACTGCTTGAAGTAATTGAACGGCTGGTGGTGGTACTGGAAGTTCGGCCGTTCGCCGGCGCCGCGGCCGTCGAGCGCCGCCTGCATGCCGCCGCCATACCAGGCCCAGCTCACGCCCTTCCGCGACAGCAGGTGGCCGATCGTGTCATAGGTCTGCGGCGGCAGGGTCGAGGCGTCCGCGGGGTCGGCGTGCAGCGGGTCGCCGTCGAAGGCCGGACGCACCCAGCTCGGCTGGTACGGCGGCGCCATCGTGTTGACGGCGTAGCCATCGGGCGTCATCGCGCCGTTGCGCACGAACTTCGGCTTGCCGTCCAGCGCCGAGGCCGGCGAATCGGGGGCCAGCGCCAGGCGCACGCCCTGCGGGCCGTCTTCCAGCACCGCGATCTTGCTCTTCGCCGCCGTCTCGGCCGCATTGAAGTATTCGGGCACGCGGCCGCTGATCAGGAACTGGTGGTTCAGGTAGGAGCCGCCGAAAGCCGCCATGAAGAAGTTGTCGCACAGGGTGAACTCGCGCGCGATCTGGTACAGGCCCAGGTTCTTCGAGGTCTCGCCGTAATACCCCATCACCATGCCGCCGGCGTCGGACCAGGCGGCAAAGCCGTCGTTGCGGCCGCCATTGATCTGCATCTGGTTGTGGTAGAACTGGTGCACCAGGTCGCGCGTGATCACGCCTTCCGGCAGCGGCCTGCCTTCCGCATCCGTCAGCTTGTACGGCGCGTTCGGCAGGTTGGCCGACTGGGCTTCGGTGGTGATGTAGTCCTTGCCGCCGATGTTCTGGCGGCCCGGCACCACGCCGCCCCAGGCCTTGGGCAAGGTCGGCAGGATCGAGCCATCGCGGTCGCGCTGCTGGACGCTGGCTGCCGGCACGCTCGCCAGCGGCACGGCCAGGCCGGGGAAGTCGGCGAACAGGTTGTTGAAGCTGCGGTTTTCCAGGTAGATCACGACGACGTTCTTGACGTGGGCGCGCAGCTTGGCGTCGAGCGATCCCCTGGCGGCGGGCTTTGCCGGCGCTGCGGCCGCATTCGTCACACCGGGCAGGCTGGCGGCGGCGCCGACCGCGGCGGCGGCCTGGAAGATGCGCCGGCGCGTGGGGTTCTCTGGCTGGATGGACGCCTCGGGTCCGCGGTGTTGCTCTCGCTCTTGATCTTGCACGTATTGCTCCTCTTGCTGTCGGCCCTGGCGGCCGCGAAGGAACTATTATCCGCGCAATTTACGAATGGAAACAATCAGGAACAAATAAAGTGGGGTGCGTCAACGAGGCGTCACATTTCGAGGGCACAATGCAAGTGCTCCTAGGGAAGGGCACTTGGCGGTGTACACCGCCCTACCGGCGCCGGCGGTCGGGAAACATACCGGCACCAATTTCTCTTAATGCAGGCCCACATGTGTGGGCCTGCATTTTTTCCAGCCCCGCTTCAGCCGTATAGCGGAATCAGGATGTCGTAGGCATTGTCTGGCCGTGCATCGTTGTCGACCGTCGGCGTGTAGCGGCGGTCGTAGCGCTCGAGGCGGATGCCGTCCTCGTCTTCTTCCATCCCCAATTGCTCCATGGTCGCGATGCCGGTCACGGTGCTGGCCTGGGCGTGCACCATGGGGCCGCGATGGGTCATCAGGGCGTAGCGACGTTCCGGGATACGGATGCCGATCATGCCGGGAGGAAGGTTGTTGAGGTCGGCAACGGCGACGGCGATGCATTCGAGTT
It includes:
- a CDS encoding sensor histidine kinase yields the protein MSSLFKRHLWRKLLAVAGALALIFAAGWFAEQRELQAKMEALHQATAAHVLGLRGLVEKHDFLPHAAARHPDVRHLLQAPHDAALQSRVNAYFADLQTTTGATALFLIDRAGLTIASSNWNLPSSFVGESYRQRPYFEDAVEGRRGLFYGVGLTTGQAGLFIAEPVRNGNDVTGVMVVKISLDPLEQTWRHGANPVVLRDSRGVVFLSGVPEWLFKSVGQVSALDAAWIADHGQYGARRRFDVLPWTIRLRDDVPGFVLRTSAGGRSRDYLALDTPLPGLDWTLTVTEDMREVREARRLALALGTLAVALLLLGVLYWRLRERRYAEQQSARLELEHRVEERTRDLQQEYAFRKAMEDSLLVGMRARDPEGKIIYVNPAFCAMVGYSPGELLGCRPPYPYWHPDDLEKHERDSDDALLGRAAPHGFESRIRHKDGHDVLTMVYTAPLIDADGVHRGWMSSIVDITAQKQAEARQRDQELRLQRSARLASAGEMASTLAHELNQPLMALSNFAIASRALAARGDAAMLTGALDDIVEQSRRASEIVKRVRAMINPQRADYATLVIGAVIDHVETLLRPELNGQGVQLRVMLEDPAVKVRGDQVLLEQVLVNLIHNAAQAMHDQPRHRGRIVLATCRVAQGVQGVRIAVSDQGPGIPPEQLDQIFAPFFTTKPDGLGLGLNICRTIVEAHGGSMTVANDAEGGATFSFILPIVP
- a CDS encoding response regulator transcription factor; the protein is MKDSPLTLYVVDDDEALRRSMLLLLFSQGLAVQAFDSGEAFLEAVDPSQPGCVILDLRMGGMSGLAVFERLRAEHSPLVTVFLSGHGDIPMALEAVRSGAWDWVAKPDTQQLLDKLPDAIVEARARGHASRLWGELTPREREVARLVGLGQPNKEIARVLVPPCSPRSVETHRANIFHKLGCANDNELGRLLAAYPWLR
- the pdxR gene encoding MocR-like pyridoxine biosynthesis transcription factor PdxR — translated: MHVHDLIASASLDRSSDVPLFRQLYARLKEAILHGALAPCARLPATRDLCRQLGVSRQTVLAAYDQLTSEGYLRGGVGRGTFVDEALPLARQAPAAPGLLRALPERGAALAQAMGTRRLYEGPVRAFRPSMPGLDLFPFDLWRKLEARHLRHAQRGPYLGYGPANGYAPLRELLCAYLRASRGVVCTPEQIVITSGSQQALYLLTQLLLAPGDEVWVESPGYQGACAPMLVAGARIRTVPVTSEGMDVAHGARHYPDARLVFATPSHQLPLGATMSLARRLELLRWAAARRAWVIEDDYDSEYRYTGAPLASMQSLDRAGCVIYVGTLSKVLFPALRLGYVVAPPALAEPLARAKAVVDMHHAMLPQAVLADFIAEGHFMRHIRRTREAYAERRAVLMAALEDRLGERLACGPADVGLDLCTHFRPDRKGRIPEEAGVAQAALEAGIELRPLGYYANAAATPACAVAPGLLLGFSAVKPEAIRQGVEALARVIEAQWPRK
- a CDS encoding OsmC family protein → MKQFDARVTWHRAGQPVQGGRYSRAHSWHFDGGLTIPASSSPLSVPLPMSDPAAVDPEEALVAAASSCHMLFFLAIAAQQGFVVDRYDDAARGLLDSNTAGRMAMVRIELRPHIAFAGERRPDARELAAIHHLAHERCYIANSLNTEIVILENA
- a CDS encoding FMN-binding negative transcriptional regulator codes for the protein MYCPARFTQSESAPMHALVADHPLGMLVTQRDGMPDADHLPFELLPDEGVLRAHVARGNPVWQRAGQRVLVVFRGPSGYATPDRIEKVARGGRMVPTWTYNVVHVHGTLRAIDDRDWLRALVERQTDHQEAALPDPWSVDDAPSDYTDKLLAAIVGIEIAIDRIEGKWKSEPPPRVATAQLA
- a CDS encoding DUF4142 domain-containing protein; protein product: MKKNHILKRLMAVSVAAALFGAVGAQAQTSQAGQQSGASSTSATASSDARLTAADRKAIMDMGMSSMAEVDMGKLAQSKSQNADVKAFATKMVDDHGKALTEVQTLAQSKGVTLPTELDAKHKAMSAKLEKMSGDAFDKAYVKQGGVGAHKETLTKLQAASKGAKDPQVKAQVDKTIPVVQEHLKHAEQLAQGKSSSTGSSGAGNTGSSH
- a CDS encoding acid phosphatase codes for the protein MQDQEREQHRGPEASIQPENPTRRRIFQAAAAVGAAASLPGVTNAAAAPAKPAARGSLDAKLRAHVKNVVVIYLENRSFNNLFADFPGLAVPLASVPAASVQQRDRDGSILPTLPKAWGGVVPGRQNIGGKDYITTEAQSANLPNAPYKLTDAEGRPLPEGVITRDLVHQFYHNQMQINGGRNDGFAAWSDAGGMVMGYYGETSKNLGLYQIAREFTLCDNFFMAAFGGSYLNHQFLISGRVPEYFNAAETAAKSKIAVLEDGPQGVRLALAPDSPASALDGKPKFVRNGAMTPDGYAVNTMAPPYQPSWVRPAFDGDPLHADPADASTLPPQTYDTIGHLLSRKGVSWAWYGGGMQAALDGRGAGERPNFQYHHQPFNYFKQFAPGTKERAEHLRDGGLGDSPISNKFIADIVAGKLPAVAFYKPQGNLNLHAGYSDIESGDAHVANIIEHLKKSPQWKDMVVVITFDENGGWWDHVAPPQGDRWGPGSRIPAIVVSPHAKRGAVDHNFYDTTSILRFITRLHGLPLLEGLATRNAAFEARGARPPGDLTAALSFR
- a CDS encoding GyrI-like domain-containing protein, translated to MHISTVTLPEMKLAGLPVAGPASVLETELPEIWKSFLAREAELGETDGLHYGVRMPQYGGMKLECIAVAVADLNNLPPGMIGIRIPERRYALMTHRGPMVHAQASTVTGIATMEQLGMEEDEDGIRLERYDRRYTPTVDNDARPDNAYDILIPLYG